In Helianthus annuus cultivar XRQ/B chromosome 8, HanXRQr2.0-SUNRISE, whole genome shotgun sequence, a single genomic region encodes these proteins:
- the LOC110869718 gene encoding uncharacterized protein LOC110869718, producing MTNLAKLEFMALDITGKNYLSWVLDAEIHLNANNLGDTIKEGNKASTQDKAKAMIFLRHHIHEALKSEYLTIKDPLVLWTNLKERYDHQKTVILPRARYKWINLRLQHFKSISEYNSAMFRITSQLILYGENITDKEMLEKTFLTFHPSNVILQQQYRERGFTKYSELISCLLVAEQNNELLMKNHETRPVGATPIPEANVATYNGQSESYGRGRGYHRGRGRGRGHGRGRGHGRGRGRGNYHSVQFKNKGTHQKWHNNENKSNDEKNKRKAGSSSNACYRCGSNNHWSKTCRTAKHLVELYQQSIKDKAKEIETNFTYEVANVDKDHNDTTNLDYDDFLIEPANLDSGDIVADTTQLDACNFLYI from the coding sequence ATGACAAATCTTGCAAAGCTTGAATTTATGGCTTTAGATATTACTGGGAAAAACTATTTGTCATGGGTGTTGGATGCTGAAATACATTTGAATGCAAATAATCTGGGTGACACAATTAAAGAAGGAAATAAAGCAAGTACCCAAGATAAGGCAAAAGCCATGATCTTTTTACGCCATCATATTCATGAGGCTTTGAAAAGTGAGTATCTCACTATCAAGGATCCACTTGTCCTTTGGACCAACCTGAAAGAAAGGTATGACCACCAGAAAACGGTAATATTACCGAGAGCTCGTTACAAGTGGATTAATTTAAGGTTGCAACACTTTAAGTCTATAAGCGAGTACAACTCGGCAATGTTTAGAATCACATCACAATTGATTCTATATGGTGAAAATATTACTGATAAGGAAATGTTGGAAAAAACATTCTTAACCTTTCACCCCTCGAATGTGATACTACAACAACAATATCGTGAAAGGGGTTTTACCAAATATAGTGAGTTAATATCATGTTTGCTTGTGGCCGAGCAAAATAATGAACTCTTAATGAAAAATCACGAGACTCGTCCGGTTGGAGCAACCCCAATCCCTGAAGCTAATGTGGCAACATATAATGGCCAAAGTGAAAGTTACGGACGTGGTCGAGGTTATCAtcgtggtcgtggtcgtggtcgtggtcATGGCCGTGGTCGTGGTCATGGTCGTGGACGTGGCCGAGGAAATTATCATAGTGTTCAGTTTAAAAACaaagggacccaccaaaagtggcataataatgaaaataaatcCAATGATGAAAAAAATAAAAGGAAGGCGGGATCTTCATCGAATGCATGTTACCGATGTGGAAGTAACAATCATTGGTCGAAGACTTGTCGTACGGCCAAACACTTGGTGGAACTTTATCAACAATCCATCAAAGACAAAGCAAAAGAAATAGAGACAAATTTTACATATGAGGTTGCAAATGTTGATAAAGACCATAATGATACAACTAATCTGGATTATGATGATTTCCTTATTGAGCCAGCTAACTTGGATTCTGGTGATATCGTGGCTGATACAACCCAGTTGGATGCTTGCAATTTTCTTTACATATGA